A window of the Zeugodacus cucurbitae isolate PBARC_wt_2022May chromosome 4, idZeuCucr1.2, whole genome shotgun sequence genome harbors these coding sequences:
- the LOC105218932 gene encoding guanine nucleotide exchange factor subunit Rich — MYFTVGWPRVLSVEFPGEKSSINHICCDAVKILVAAIGDNFIGIWYANPLIPISFYRRDDDSIAQLGTNKVIIWKPDSRQLAILTSLGVLILYHIEFDADGSGILTQIDPPTASLRRDSAELFIKENVPKLNIREHCSIKLESAITTICCISLSELLFATDQCDLVRVQWTDLDAEVVGETGEKSLALHASINLRNIPFYVNRNCNLKSIPPLGDSSYVAALEYSPFVGGCAAVFSDNRAAFLIAMHLRFEPQNMHAFWVPDVEDATVCSVNHKFRLLAYGRKNSDVSVYAIEDTTGGLEFSHRLSVNSSVIAGSLGSVCELKWSPDGCVLIVAWEKGGISLWSTFGSLLMSSLNWDFGLHVDLQHHNPLRVGKLEWSTEGYHLFMTCEKKMEHCDENAKSFYEVLQLNFVKSTMSMNPCMASHSHVLLQGDDTLYINQGDNLEKIYFGSKFTFPNNSTEPTKVDCNQDDSIEMKKSIDISSILSESKLWNVIQLPLTYAASNWPIRYSAINTEGTHLAVAGRTGLAHYSMLTKKWKLFGNESQEKDFVVSGGLLWWKGFIVMGCYSLLDRTDEIRCYPEECKLDNQYGNKIQVRAPVISMNMFRDQLIALTADGIVSLFELKKFDAYSLSVHCAYEVDVKSICIHPACIVSLTITNLRNDLTMKTSAVSSDAAETIIVNVCGRILMIQRDSRNSVINSLMASCLASCVECFWLSNALEKSPMQDCLWLFSGAHGMRVWLPILPPLNEKIHEPPQRLHTFMSKRIMLSFPLKLYPLVILFDNVIVLGVENETTLFTNEASSHFSLPFSLLERKSQVYLHKILRQLIKRNLGYSAWEIAKSCRSLPYFPHSLELLLHEVLEEEALTKDPIPDALLPSILDFIREFPVYLQTIVQCARKTEIALWPYLFSMAGKPKDLFQQCLQSEELETAASFLIILQNLEPSIISKQYATLLLDIAIQNHKWELAKDLIRFLKAIDPNEIDSPRSSMVVNMKIAPPSQSQSQVNQNAEVFNMILGPIARERSFSTTVTSNLPKEKKDKQTSLTNPSSSNGTSLTAIPNETTTSSVPNTGTSTVVRRKIERSNSTKDRKEIFCIETILQSHARKLLQKHKLIELGYMSAFLDFHLVSWLSQESDRSARLDDYVETLNCLHEELKLPPALLHPTTEESELSLTTDYKQIKKQFDDNQHSFLLHPSSQTSESGYFSLALMDTPTSMNNGNVIPSNITAIKENEELRYMNTQITDYIKSRSNSQASFDNCRYRPSIITHDAIPSVYSLHFDNAIISENSLTIMPEKLSIKIRYLLQLFIEANCTDYALVLSILLQDAASIGRIINVMIRSESLLTCQRIDGALKRLTQWSFDRECLYRPFMISLQPHIYHLDQYISSVTSKFPMHHNIEEGDLSLGVLPDNTLENSNNIAQSNHITNINPKWGLDNLPSENSSNDLTDTSNNVNNNLRGSSKGQTSRSEAGACRMM, encoded by the exons ATGTATTTCACTGTCGGTTGGCCAAGAGTGCTTAGTGTGGAATTCCCAGGGGAGAAATCATCTATTAATCACATTTGCTGTGATGCTGTTAAGATATTAGTAGCTGCAATTGGTGATAATTTTATTGGTATTTGGTATGCAAATCCATTAATTCCAATTTCGTTCTATCGCCGAGATGATGACTCTATTGCTCAATTGGGGACAAATAAAGTAATTATATGGAAGCCGGATTCACGACAATTAGCAATACTTACAAGTTTGGGAGTTCTTATCTTATATCACATAGAATTTGATGCCGATGGAAGTGGGATTTTAACACAAATAGATCCTCCAACAGCAAGTTTGCGAAGAGACTCAGCAgaactttttataaaagaaaatgtaCCTAAATTGAATATACGTGAGCATTGCTCTATTAAATTAGAATCGGCCATCACCACCATATGTTGCATAAGTCTTTCAGAATTACTTTTTGCAACAGATCAGTGTGACCTTGTACGGGTTCAGTGGACGGATTTGGACGCGGAAGTAGTAGGTGAAACTGGAGAAAAATCTTTAGCGCTCCATGCTTCTATAAACTTACGCAATATCCCATTTTATGTCAATCGAAACTGCAATTTAAAAAGCATTCCCCCTCTAGGGGATAGTTCGTATGTAGCAGCGTTGGAGTATTCGCCATTTGTTGGAGGATGTGCTGCAGTTTTCAGCGATAATCGCGCAGCATTTTTAATTGCCATGCATTTGCGTTTTGAACCACAAAATATGCATGCATTTTGGGTCCCGGATGTTGAAGACGCAACTGTTTGCAGCGTCAATCACAAATTCCGATTATTGGCCTATGGCCGGAAAAATTCCGATGTGTCAGTATATGCTATTGAAGATACGACCGGTGGCCTGGAATTTTCACATAGATTATCTGTGAATTCGAGTGTGATAGCAGGTTCATTGGGTAGTGTGTGCGAATTAAAGTGGAGCCCGGATGGTTGTGTGCTTATCGTTGCTTGGGAGAAAGGTGGAATTTCAttatggagtacatttggatCTTTACTTATGTCATCTTTGAATTGGGATTTTGGATTACATGTGGATTTGCAACATCATAATCCCTTGCGAGTTGGTAAGCTAGAATGGTCCACAGAAGGATATCACCTTTTCATGACATGCGAGAAAAAAATGGAGCACTGTGATGAAAACGCTAAAAGTTTTTATgaagttttgcaattaaattttgttaaaagtaCAATGTCAATGAATCCTTGTATGGCGTCACATTCGCATGTTTTATTACAAG GGGATGACACATTGTATATTAATCAAGGAGATAATctggaaaaaatttattttggctCCAAATTTACTTTTCCCAATAACAGCACAGAACCAACAAAAGTAGATTGCAATCAAGATGATAGCATAGAAATGAAGAAGTCTATTGATATATCCAGCATTCTTTCAGAAAGCAAATTATGGAATGTAATTCAGCTGCCTTTAACATATGCAGCCAGTAATTGGCCAATCCGATATTCTGCAATTAATACTGAGGGTACTCATTTAGCAGTTGCCGGAAGAACGGGACTAGCCCATTACTCTATGCTGACGAAAAAGTGGAAATTGTTTGGCAATGAATCGCAAGAAAAAGATTTTGTTGTATCTGGTGGTTTGCTTTGGTGGAAAGGTTTTATTGTAATGGGATGTTATTCTTTGTTGGATCGTACTGATGAGATTCGTTGCTATCCCGAGGAATGCAAACTCGATAATCAatatggtaataaaattcaggTTCGCGCTCCAGTTATTTCCATGAATATGTTTCGAGACCAGCTAATTGCATTAACAGCCGATGGCATCGTTAGTCTATTCGAGTTGAAAAAATTCGATGCTTATTCCTTAAGCGTCCATTGTGCCTATGAAGTTGATGTGAAAAGCATTTGCATACACCCTGCTTGCATTGTATCTTTGACTATTACAAATCTGCGAAATGATTTAACTATGAAGACATCGGCTGTTTCAAGCGATGCAGCGGAGACTATTATTGTGAATGTATGTGGGCGAATATTAATGATTCAACGTGACTCGCGCAATAGTGTCATTAATTCGTTAATGGCTTCGTGCCTGGCATCGTGTGTAGAATGTTTTTGGCTTTCTAATGCATTGGAAAAAAGTCCTATGCAAGACTGTTTGTGGTTGTTCTCTGGAGCACATGGAATGAGGGTATGGCTTCCTATTTTACCACCTCTAAATGAGAAAATACATGAGCCGCCCCAGCGATTACATACGTTCATGTCAAAGCGAATAATGTTATCATTTCCCCTAAAGTTGTATCCATTGGTGATTTTGTTTGACAATGTCATTGTATTAGGTGTAGAAAATGAAACCACATTGTTCACTAATGAGGCGAGCTCTCATTTCTCATTGCCCTTCAGTTTGTTGGAAAGAAAATCACaagtttatttgcataaaatactCCGTCAGCTGATTAAAAgaaatcttggatatagtgcttGGGAAATAGCAAAATCATGTCGGTCGTTGCCTTATTTTCCTCATTCTTTGGAGTTATTACTTCATGAAGTGCTCGAAGAAGAAGCTCTGACTAAAGATCCTATTCCAGATGCATTGCTGCCAAGCATTCTTGATTTTATTCGAGAATTTCCCGTATACCTCCAAACAATAGTACAATGTGCACGAAAAACAGAAATAGCGCTGTGgccatatttattttctatggcTGGAAAACCGAAAGATCTATTTCAACAATGTTTGCAATCGGAGGAATTGGAAACAGCGgcaagttttttaattatacttcAAAATTTGGAACCTTCTATTATTAGCAAGCAGTATGCCACCCTGTTGCTGGACATCGCCATACAAAATCACAAATGGGAACTTGCGAAAGATTTAATACGCTTTCTTAAAGCCATCGACCCTAATGAAATAGATTCTCCTCGTTCTTCAATGGTTGTAAATATGAAGATTGCGCCTCCCTCGCAATCTCAATCTCAAGTTAATCAAAATGCCGAAGTTTTCAATATGATTTTGGGGCCAATAGCACGGGAACGCAGTTTTTCGACAACCGTTACTTCAAATTTACCTAAAGAGAAAAAAGATAAACAAACGTCATTAACGAATCCATCAAGTTCAAATGGGACGTCTTTAACAGCAATTCCAAATGAGACGACAACGTCATCGGTTCCAAATACTGGTACCTCGACAGTAGTTCGACGAAAAATTGAGAGAAGTAATTCAACAAAGGAtcgtaaagaaatattttgcattgaAACTATTCTCCAAAGTCATGCTCGTAAACTATTGCAAAAACATAAGCTGATTGAGTTAGGTTACATGAGTGCCTTCCTCGATTTTCATTTAGTATCATGGCTTTCACAAGAATCAGATCGGTCCGCACGTCTTGATGACTACGTGGAAACACTCAACTGTTTGCATGAAGAACTAAAATTGCCACCTGCCCTTTTGCATCCAACAACAGAAGAATCTGAGTTGTCGTTAACTACGgattataaacaaatcaaaaagcaaTTTGACGATAATCAACATTCCTTTTTGTTGCATCCATCCAGTCAAACTTCTGAGTCGGGTTATTTCAGCTTGGCTCTAATGGATACACCAACAAGTATGAACAATGGAAACGTAATACCAAGCAATATAACGGCTATTAAGGAGAATGAAGAACTGAGATATATGAATACTCAGATAACTGACTATATTAAATCACGTTCAAATTCCCAAGCCTCTTTCGATAATTGCCGTTACCGTCCATCTATTATTACGCACGACGCGATACCAAGCGTGTATTCGTTACATTTTGATAATGCGATTATAAGCGAGAATAGTTTGACAATAATGCCGGAAAAACTGAGTATAAAAATCCGTTATTTGCTTCAATTGTTTATTGAAGCGAATTGTACAGACTACGCATTAGTTTTGTCCATTTTGCTCCAAGATGCCGCCTCTATTGGTAGAATCATCAATGTCATGATTCGTTCGGAATCGCTTTTAACTTGCCAACGAATAGATGGAGCGCTTAAACGCTTAACCCAGTGGTCCTTCGATAGAGAATGCCTCTACCGCCCATTTATGATATCGCTTCAACCTCATATATATCACCTAGATCAGTATATTAGCTCGGTTACCAGCAAATTTCCTATGCACCACAACATTGAAGAAGGAGACTTATCTCTAGGAGTTCTACCAGATAATACACTGGAAAACTCTAATAATATTGCTCAATCAAATCATATCACAAATATTAATCCAAAATGGGGATTAGACAACCTTCCTTCTGAAAATTCCTCTAACGATTTAACTGACACATCAAATAacgttaataataatttgagagGGTCGTCGAAAGGTCAAACGAGTCGCAGTGAAGCAGGTGCATGCCGAATGatgtaa